From Oryzias melastigma strain HK-1 linkage group LG17, ASM292280v2, whole genome shotgun sequence:
TCTGAAGCTGGAGtctcacacaaaaaacacagaaagccGCCAACAAACAGATCCTTTTTACCAGGAAGCCTTTGGTCTGAGCAGCCATGCATCAATGTCAGAACGGCTGATTTTCATCTCAACACCAATCAATTAAAACACCCCACGGAGAATTCCAGCAGATAACGTGTGAAATGAGGTGGCGGCGTGGCGGGGGAGGGACGGGCGGACAGGTaaggtgaacaaaaaaaaaaaacagctaaatggAGGTCGTACGAGTGAGGGCtgtttatggagagaaaatagactcaatcCCATTTTTGCGTGCATATTCTTGAGTTGTGTTTTCGTATTTTtgagttgtgcatgtgtaattcttcatttgtgcatgtgtaattattgatttgtgtGAGCATATTCCTGATTTATGCAAGCATATTCTTGAGTTGTGTTTgcatattctttgttttttgcatattcttaatttgtgcatgtgtaattattgatttgtgtGAGCATAGTCCTGATTTATGCAAGCATATTCTTGAGTTGTGTGTGCATATTctctgttttttgcattttcttgatttttgtgaacttaattcttgatttgtgtgagcatattcataatttgtgcatgcgtaattctttatttgtgtgtgcatagtCTTGATTTGTACGTGCATATTccttatttgtgtgtgtatattctACATTTGTGTGTACATAATCTAAATTTCGTtgtgcatattcttgatttataactcatacaatacattttgtgcataagtacaaaaattactaatttaaaaaatagcctttacacatgcacaacttaaaattacaactgcttgaaactaactacatacgcgaatctttaaaaattatgcacaaatcgcttgttacacacttacacaaaactgcatttacgaacaaatctgatgtgagactcttctcACGGCTCAGAGATTTGTGcataagtgatgcatttaaatgctgcttgaatgctgggtcatcagagttttcttttcagccgctttgaacttagattgtgaataataaatgatgacattttcccactttctcaAACAGATATACCtgataaataatataaaaaagtttaaataagcattttaaaCACTCTTCACTAGTCggttgagtctattttctctccatacctgTTGTCAAAACAAAGAGTTCCAAAGCTGGTGTTTGTGAAATGTTCTTGAATCAATAGAAAAGGTGTGAAGCTCTGTTCTCCGGGTTACTAAATGCACAGGTCACGCTTGTTTTTCCCCATCCAGCTGCTGTTTGGGTCTAAGAGCCCCAGACAGGAAGCGGAGCGTGTAAGCACACGTCAAAACCTCATGAGTCCTTCTCCTCTAAATGGGAGCTGCTGTTATTATATCGGTAGCAGAGGAGATTGATCTCCTGTGATGTAATTGCTCAGTGTTTGAGCTAGCCGGGGTGGATATGAACTTCCTCTGAGAGATAAGTTTTAATGGAGTCGAGTTCGGGCCCTCCTAGAACCTCCAAGACTTCGCTTAATGCCACcttatttctgctttatttagCCTGAAATGAATTATTAACAAGCGCGCCTCATTGAACTTCCTCTTCCTGTTGCTCCCTCCAGAAGCATTGTTTTTCAGCAGATCTAGATCTATGAGGTTCGCATGGAGACACAGCAATGAGAGTAATGTGTGAAATAAATCATCTCTAGGGTCTTAGTGCTCATGGCGGGTGCTTTGTTGGGTCTTTAATCAATCAGCCACAGAGTCTTAATTAATCAGAGTGATGCACAGGAGAAATGATTGGTTTTCTGCCAGATGGGAATCTGTTGCAAACTAATGCTAGCCAATAAGGGTGCATTCAGTAATCGCAAAACTGATCGGAGCGACAGAACACTCCTGAGGGTGAGAAAGGAGCGAAAGCATGAGACAATGGAAATGGGGAGGATTAGGTTTTAAGACTCAGAGTTAAGACAAGGTGCTCCAAGCTCTCAGCTGATTTTAAATGCTTAATTGGATCTGTGACTGATTATCGTCTTTGTCAATGACTGAAATCTGGGATCTGCGTTCAAAAAGTAgtgctgcttttcttctttttctttggaaaaacaaacatgcgGCTAATTAACCGGCATGATCAGTATGGGAAGAATTAATTCAGCTCCTCCCAAGATCTTTCTGAAAGTATGTGGAGAAAGATAATGAGTGTGTGGAGAGAGAGGAGCAGCAGATGTCATTAGCTCTCGCCCTTTCGGACAATGCCGATGAGCCACACCAGGTAACTAGGATCGGACGCAAATGGAAGAGCTGCTAAACATCCAACAGTGAGAGTGGAAACCACTAGTTAGGatccaaatggaaaaatagcTTAGGCTTCTTATTAATGTCACAGTGGCTAGGCGCTAATTCCCCCAGGCTCTGTGTACCTCAGCTTGTTAATGAGTCACTGCTTATCAGTCAGCCTTGTTAACAGGGAAAAGCCTCTCATCCAAACCACCAACCGCTATTGTCTGCTAGCTCTGCTGCATATTAGCCAACGTTTTCCACTTCTTGGCACACAGGAAGTCAACAAACAACAGCAGCGCACACAGGAAGTGGGCATTGAGCCAGAAAGAAAGGGGCGGTTCCTGGGGGGAAGAGACCCATTTTGTGGCAGGATCAAGTGAACCGCTGGCATTCCTGCAGAGTCCTCCCGCCTGTAAATCTCAACACGCTAACAATTGGTCCACAGAGCTCCCCTTCTTTAATCCCTAATCATTACTGGCCCCAGCTGGAAGCATCTGGATTCTTTAAATGGTTCCGTATAGCAGAACTTGTGGGGTAAATAAACTATTAGCCATGCCTCTTGCCACAAATGCAAACAACCTACAAGGAACGGCGATCAGGGCAGCAGTGGAGCCAAAGGCCAGGTGGCTGATGGAAGAGCACAACACACGGCTTGCTGTCAGATGAATTCCCCCGCAGACGGACCCTCCACAACAGCCCCCGGGTAACTGGGTCAACGCTGCTGAACCGGGGCACAGCCGACCAATTACATGGCTGATCTGTGCCCTTCAAGAAGCAGTTTCCGTCTGCAGGGGATGCCAGCACATCCAGTCGCAGAGTGGGGCGCGTCGAAAATGGGCAGTTAGGATCAGAAAAGCTAAACCGACGTGCATGACAAAGATATGGGTTGATGGGAAGTCGAGAGTTTTGTCAAAGTTTCCTTTCATTGGATGGTTCATCTCCTTCCACATTGATTTGCTGGGAATCCTTTTTCCTTTCTGATTCATATCGTTGAAATATTTATGCTAGGTGGAGTCTCTTTGCATGGACTTCTCCATTATGATGGCATTATCTGCCTACCCACCTCCCTCCACTCCATCTTACGCTTAACGACTTCAGCGCCGTGTCACAACACTAATCAGAGAGATGGGAGCAGATGGGAGCGATGGGCCGGCGCACTGCGGCTTTCACGCAACATTTCCCTCTGAAAGTTCAACACCAGTGTTTGGACATTACTCAAGTGCTGCATTGCAAACAGgagttaaataaatgtatacatttgtgtgtgtttcgATGGAAGAACTTAGTTCCTTCTCCGTCAACAAGAAAATGAGTTTGGCTTTgcaaaaactcaacatttttaagaaagcaGGACCAGTTTTGTGTGGTTAGCAAAAGTGGGAGGTGGATTAATAACAGTTTTCAACTTGAACATTTGCATTGcacactagtgtgaatgcacactagtgtgaatgctttttaagctgtttgctgaaaacACTCAAGCAATTTAGGCTGCTCTAATTGCTGAAGGAGttttctaaaaatgcaaaaactatttgcaaaacgctaaattggctaaaagacttgaaattttgttacggtaataaactataaaagactgttgacctaaatttctaaaaagaaaaaaaaaatgtagtaagtttgctttaaaatccccaaTACATGCAAACACATGTAGGGTGTTgcttaaaaattatataaactccaaattagcccaaaaaaccttagtgataacaaatcagcctaaaaagatagcacattgctaaaatactagctaaactccaaaatagcctaaaaatcttcagtaaatgccaatgattattaaaaaggaaaataaaaattagcttgttgctaaaatattaggtaaactcagAAGTGGCCTAACAGaacacagtagataacaaactatCCCAAAATGTTGGCATGCTaataaagtattagctaaattacaaattagcataacaaaccTCAGAAAATAACATatcagccaaaaacattagcatgttactaaaagattagctaaactccaaactggcatttaaaaaaaacatcccatattagccaaaaacgttagcatgtttctatTAGCTAAATTCCGAACTAGCATTAAataaaacctcagcagataacatattatccaaaaatgttagcatgctgatAAAATATGAGCTACATTCGAAATTAGcattaaagaaaacacagtAGATGCCATATTAgtaaaacattagcatgttgctaaatgattagctaaattccaaattggcattaaaaaaaCCAAGTCGATAtaccatattagccaaaaatgtaagCATTCTGATAAAATATGAGCTACATtcgaaattagcataaaaaacctcagtacataccatattagccaaaaacgttagcatgttgctaaaatgttagcttaattccaaattagcattaaaaaaaaaacctcagtacaaactaaattagccaaaaatgttagcacacGTCGCTTTTTTCCATCAGAATCTAGTGGAATTGTGTTGATCGtgctaatggttgaaaagttacagtaaatcagcGAACATGAGATAAGATAAGAACTCTAATGACAAAAGGACCCACATCTCACAGCGCTGAAACTCTGTCAAGTCAGCACTCCCTCCTTTCCCACTCAATTTCACTCTGACGTGTTTTCTCATCTCTTAAACGCTGTCAGACATCCCAGACTTTCTTACTCTTTCTGACTGACATGATAATGTAAAACAGTGCTTGGTAAAACCATAGCAAGAGTTGGCCATGCATGGCCTGGCCTCCCCCTGAGCACACCTTAATCAAACGCGACACGCTTCTGAATATGAGCCAAAATCATTTTCGGACCCAAATAACGAACCGCCGCCGCCTGGATTTCAATGACGAGCCGCAAGATCAGACTCAGCCATCTGAcaggagtttaatatttcatagTCAGTCTGTTGGCCCATTCCTCATCTTTACCAGCTCTTAAGGCCTCGCCTGTTTCCATCTGCATTAGTTAAGCTCGCCTTATCCcagtttctgtttgttgttttctattGAGTGACCCATATTTCATGCGTACATTCACAAAACCCtaagccaggggtgtcaaactcgatcgacaaggggccgaaatccaaGTACACTTttggtcgtgggccgaacacaataaacatttattgaacactctcaaactacatttttaaaactttaaaactataactttttaacataattataaaccagacatatagcattacctgcgataatagtgtgaatgctgtatgatgaatttggccgctaaagataccagtgctgatagatgatgatgctgaagctggtagccagctaaaatattagccaaacgccaaattagccgaaaaaaataaaaaaaaaagtaggttagccaaaacagctaacatgtagccgaAAAAAATAGATACACTTCAAAACATcctaataaactgaaaaagcctaaattagccaaaaaagctagcgtatgaacattagcctaactccaaaacagcctaaaaaacaaaacaaacaaacaaaaaatggccaaaaaagctTGAAATTTTACCTAAAATCcaaaagcagcctaaaaaacttaaaaagaaaggcCTAAACTACCCAAAACACTTAGCATGtaagatgaaatattagctaaactggcttaaaaaatcttagtaaatgaattaatagtccaaaaagttagcagaaagccaatttttaaaactttaaaactgtacctTTTCTAAACATAATTTAgaataataacaaaaaggcaggaatattattccagaataaatcaacgtaaacctttaaaaaactttcaatattttactctccataaaaatatattttgtttaaattatacaatcagaaatgagcgcaagataacatcgggtcattagtagcaataaagtaaaatcatctggagggccgaacagaattacctggagggccggattcggcccctgggccttgcctttgacacatgtgcaatAAGCAAACCTAATTCAACAGAAAGCTGGACTTAGCCAAAGCAGAGAGACAATTTCAAAGTGTAATAGGGGAGGCTGGTGCATGTGGGCACACATGTGTGTCCATGCATATGATTGCATTGTGCATTTGAGGATGCATTCAGATTTGTTTAATAATGTGGGTGTCCACAAACGAACAAAAAGGGCCCTCTGAGGGTATATATTGAAAATGCAAATCAGGGATGGCCTGTTAGGAGGCGTCTTGCCTGCTAAATCGTCTCACAGTTTCTTTGCCAAAACACTCAGCGCAATTACATTCCAACTGTAATGAGAAAATGGCATCGGGACTCTTCCTAGGTTAATCAATTTTCCATGGATTGAGGGCCAATCATGACACGGCATATTGTCTCTTACACAATTTGTCctttaaaggttgtttttaCCGGCAGCCCATCACTTGAGTGTTATGTAATTGGGAAATCACATTGGACATTGGATTCCTGCTCACTTGGTGCACACAGCAGGGATGATAATACAAATCGCTCCTCGTTTCCAATCCTCTCCTGCGATTTGCTTTGGCGCCGGTTGCAGTTTCATCCGAGTGTTGTGTGCTTGTAACTCTGCATGTCTGGGATTATGCTTAGTAACAGTTTGGGGGAAAACAAGAGGATGGGGGTATTTGTCTGGGGTTGCATCGATCTCTAGCACAAACTCAAGTCAGGGATGGGGGGAATGGTATGATCTGCATCCCTGAGGATGGAGAGACAtcctcctgtgtgtgtgtgtgtgcatccaAGTCACACAAAttcctcaaaaacaaaattccactgAGGGTCCGGGAGGTAGCAGTGTCCCATGTGCTTATTAACGCttctctgcttcttttttcataaaacatgaaacaacaacaaacgaAGTCTCAAGTCAACAGATAGGGGCACCGGCAGAGACAGAAAGAGGGGGTCAGGGGGGTCAGGGGCCCGGGGAGAGACAGCGAGGTTAGACAGAAGAAACGTGCTCACCATAAGCAATGTTGCTGTGAACCGCAGCTGTGAACAGTACTGTCAATAAGATGACACTCCGTAGCGTGgaaggggctgatgggaaggcCATGGTGGGGCACACGGATCCTCCTGCGTCACTGAAGGCTCAGGAGGGCTGAGGAGCTGTGAGGGGTCACCTGCAGGAGAAGTGGAGGAGAGATAAGGAGGAGGAACAGGGAAGAGTCCTCTGACACAGCACGGGGACTCACTGGTCCactggtggtggaatgaggggatgatgggggggaggggggcatctCTCACCAACTGACTTTAATTAGAAGCTACGTTGGTGCTGAAGCAGAATCACACGGGGAGAAGTACCTGACGCCTGCAAAGATTACGCACGGCACGCGCCGGACCATTCctagataaatatatatatcaggaGTCTGCGCAGACTCTGCAGACTCTGCAGACTCTGCTGCTGCCGGTGCAACTTGCCGATGGGATGGGCGCGCGCGCAGAGGGCGGGGACGTGGGGCGTGGGTAGGGGGGTGAAGGGTGGAGAACACGCGGGGAGGGCATGCTCATTGTTGCTTCCTGTTGTGTTGAAATGGTAACTCGGGCAAGCATGCCTCCGTGGGAAACATGACGCGCCAAGTTCCCGCAGCCGAGTCCAAACAGGAGCGCGGAGTGGCGGGAAGCCGCTCTCTGCGTCTCTCACGCATGCAGCCCTTCTGCTGCTGGCAGCTCTGAGATTTAGAGACTTCGCTGAAGGTTGGATAGAAGAGGCAGCTGCGCGCTCTGCGAGTTGCGCTGCGTTCCTGTCCCCAAAGCATATTTTCCCCGTCATCCTTTAGAGCCAGAAGAACCGGTTCAGCTCTAACATTAAAGAAACCCGCGCAGTGGGAGTAAATGATGAAGGCACGCAGGGATTATTCCGCTCGTACCCTACTAGAACGGATTACGCGCACACATTAGGAAagcgcgcgcgcgcacacacattCCTGGAGACGGGGAAAAGCGTCAGCACTGACAGGTGTCCACTGTCTGCCCCACGGGCTACAGCAAAAGCCCCCTCTAACGCACGCGCGCGCTGGCACAAACTGTGAAGCAGTGCACGGACACGAACCGTTGGATTCCGCGTGCGGGAGTCGGTGTTATTGTCCGCCCTGGTCTCCGGTGAGGTCCCTCCTTTGATGCGCTGCTGCCGCTCGTCCGGAGACTTCTGTTGGTCCGCTTTCATCCACTTTTCCCCCTTTCCCGGTTATCTCCACGCTCCCAAGTCGCGACTCCTGGTTTTCCTGGGCTCTTTACTCTGTGTTTGGTGTGTGCGCGCGTCTTCCCCACAGCCACCGTTcactgcagcaaaaacagaCTGTCTGAAAGAGGacagggaggggaggggggaggaagaggaggagggagggagggagcgAGGGAGGGAGGGGATTATAATACGATTTGGCCCGTACCACCGGGATAACAGGGCCAGAGCAGGGGCCTACTGCCTGAGAGCAACACCAAGGAAGATGAGGCCGATAGGAATATCAGCATATCATTTCCCTGTGATGCTCCGCGCTGACCTTATCGCGCGCGCGCTGTGGCGTTGCGTGATCCCTGCAGGATTTGATCCTCACGGTCATTTTTTATCTCCGTGTGATTGGGAGTGACCTGACCTTCTGCGGGCGCATCATTTCCTAAAACGAGCTGTTCTTTTGTCACAGCCCTCGGTGGAGTGGAGTGGGGGGGTTCTTATCATCGCTCTATTCCCAGTTCTTGCAGATAGGCCCCGCTATCTCCCACGAGCTTGATCATTTACAATGTGGTAATTATGCTGGAGTTTGGGGCCTTCCGGGATTCATTTTCAAATATAACGTCTCCATCCTCACGTGCGTAAAGACCGGTGGAACCAGAGGGAGGTCCTTGTAGCTCTGACGTGTCGTGCATCAGGCCTGATGAGAAAATCCAAGGGTGGGAGGGAGGAACGGGGGGTGTTCAACTTGCCAGAGAGGATTAGGGATTAGTTTTTCTGGCGGATTAGGTCTGCGTGTGGGGAGCCATGATGGGGTTAAACGTGGATGGCGGCAGCCGCACGAGAGTCCAATCAGTGGAAGAGGCGGCAAAAAGATGCTGGGGAGGAAAAATCAAAGACGGGAGCCTCGGGAGGGGCTGCTtcagaaagcttttattttcaagcaAATTTTGAGAAGTCAATGATTCCAATAAACTCCTCGTTTGTTCTTCAACGGATCCCTCTGTGCGTCCTGACTGAGTCATTTCTCTGTTTGTCTCCAAACCAACAGAAACTCAACATCTGGCATCATTAAACACTTGTTATGGGGGCGGGAGAGGCGCCGCTTTCATTGAGTGGACAGCTCCAGGTGCTGAAACGAGCGTCTTTGCCATTGTGAGGCTGCAGTCCTGAGAGCCCGCGAGCGTGCAGCCCGCGCGCGAGCCGGATGAGGAAAAGCAGCCAGGACTGCGCGTCCACCGCCGCAGCCGCAGCAGCGGCTTTTGTTTCTAATCTGCATATGAAAGAATTGACCTTTGAGTTGTAAACCGGATTGAGCGTTTCAGACATTCACCGCGGATTCAGCCGTTTGTGCGCCCGTCATCTGGAGAGCTGCAGTCATTCATTAGGCATTCATTTCCCCGCTTTGATTGTTGACAGAAAACAACCTGAATGTGTCTcttattaaacaaaaattccGCGCCCACTCTTTCACATCTCTGCCGGGACTCGAACCCGGAGCCTCTGGATTAGAAGTCCAGCGCGCTATTCCATTGCGCCACAGAGACTGAGGcgtttttttctccatcaaaaCCAGGTTTATAGTGCCCCTCCCCGCTCTGTGCAGCATCCCTCAGCATCAGGACCGCAGccctttgaaaaataaattcccTCCTCCACCGGTAGGGGGTGCTGCCGCTGCGCTTTCACTCTTAATTCTCTTAGAATACCCCCGTCTTTTATCCCCTGCCAGGCAGGAGGTGTCgtgaacatttcacaatgtcaTGGAGGAAAAGTGAAGAAGGTTCTCCATGCTCTTGCGTTTCAGTTTTACTCACATGACTCATGACTCGCAGACTCCAGCAAACTTAAAATATGGGGTTGAGACGTTTGTTGGAGAAAACACACTGTTGCCATTGATCGTTTTATAGAAACCCTCCAGCTGATGAATGAGTGAAGCAGCTTTGCTGAAGCTAACCTCACTAAGCGCACTCGTCACTGTCAGAGGAAGTTTGGCGTGTTTCTGAAGCAGCTGTTTCTGCCCTTGTTCTCTCTGAAAGCGCTCGCTTTAGTACGCCTCATAAGTAGAATTGGATCTGACACAACATCATGACCCGGCATTTATTCTCACTGCAGGACAAAAGCTTTTCAGGTGGAGTGTGAGGCTCCCGCGCGGCTCGGAGGGAGGTAAAGCCTGAGGCAGGCTGCTGGTGGAGAACGAGTTCACACACAGTTTCCGCCGCGGCGCTGCCTCTCCACATTCCAACCCATTTCCTGACGTTAAAAATGCATCCCGACTCAGAGAAGgtaaaagatgaataaacagCACTGTAGGCACACTGCCTCAGAGTACCAGTGATGGAATATTAATGGAGGGGACCAGGGTTTAATGGGTTGGTGTCAAAGCACCGTTTGAcaaattacataaataaataaaagaaataaaaaaactccaacACGTGACGATCCATTTTCAGTAATAATTAGTATCAAGGGACAGACATCAGTGTTTATGTAAAGCACAACATATTCCTTTATTGAATAATTCAAAGCCTTTGGCCAGAACACAACATTTACAACAGTCCACCTTCATTTCATGCACGACGAGCTCAAATTAAAGCCAGGATGACTGAAGTGATGACGGACAGGCCGATCACGGCGTAGCCGCTGCGGTTCACCTGTGGAAGTCTGAAGCCTTTGCCCAGATCCCAGCACTGAAAGAGAGCGGCAAAGAAGAAGGAAACCTCAAGGTAAACATCTGCAAATGCTCACAGTTCTCTTTCCAATCGAAACCTTGATCTCACCAAGTGACGGATGCCGTTGTAGGTGTGGTAGGATACTGGGAAGGCAATGCCGAACTTGGCCAGCCCGATGAGGTAAGGGCCGACGGATAGCGAATGGATCAGATCCAGGTAATCGGGGTAGCTTCCAGGTAAGAGCAGCGCTGCCGCAGCAAAGGCGGAGATGCCTGAACACAGACAGGAGAGCTGACTCCACAGCTGTGGGTGCAAACCCACAAAGAAGAAGAACGCATGCAAATCCTGTTTGCCTTTATCTTATCGGGAGTCACAAGACTCTACGGGACAGTTGTCGCTGAACACCGAGTTGCTAAGCAACAAACTTCATAAAGTGCCAAAAAATGGCTTCATGTTAAACAACaggtaaaagaaagaaatagagTGATgcactgtgttctgcatcctgattggctgtcatCAGTCAGTCTCCTCTGCTGCTAAAGCTAGCCAGGGTTCCATTAATCTtcatgtgatcagatctttgtttttattctacaaATCTGGATTGTTTTTcatggtttgaactttgagagtttaaaaaaagagagagctGCAACGATTAGATGACTAAAGTCGACAACTAATATGAgagttgattagtcattactttatattatatagaccCGAAGTGCAgtaaagtttttcttaatttataaaaattttTATTAGGGCTGGAAATCGATTTAAAAagttaactaattaatcgcgaatctggaaaaaaaaaaaaaaaatcacgatttttcacctttttttgttacagtatttgccagccactcattatctgcaaataatcacaatatgaaatcagaggcaaaattgtacattttgaaCATTAATTTTTAACCCTTCAGAACCCTGGggcaaaaactcagtttttgacCACAGTTGAATTTTctctattttcaatttgaaagacttaatgctgcttatttggtgtcattttaatcagcacaacctctgacactacctttatttaatcatttttccatcttgaattcacacactagacataaaaatcatacaaaaacagaaaattcagtcAGGAAAAATAGGATTCACTTTACTGTGGAAACCCCcaaaaagtttaacaaactgttttacaacaaaagttgaacgttttaggtgtaattttataaaaacaacaagaataaaattagtcaacaaactaatcaacatgattttgaatgaaaagaggcaaaagtcacaccaggcagcccaaaaaataagaatttctcactgttgtctatttgacatttttcctggaattctttatttttgttttatcataaatattctttattgtgcttgtgaaaaatagttttgggagaattttgatccagctggatttcaggtcggctcgaCTGCAATGTACACAGGTGGGGGTGTGTCTGTCTattctgaactgctcgcctcccacgacgtcggtgggcgggactttcacggTGAACCGCGGAGTTTCCGCAACTTTTAGACAGTACCAGTGATTGTTATTGTAGAAAATTCATGTCgatccccatcccaaaataaaataatggttggTTTTCTCTAtggatttctcatagcagacagctctgtttggctccgcccccaatAGCAGGAGCACTGCTGCTGCTCAGCATTACAACTGTCAGAG
This genomic window contains:
- the sdhc gene encoding succinate dehydrogenase cytochrome b560 subunit, mitochondrial isoform X2, which translates into the protein MGSTAKEEMNKFWDKNSRLNRPMSPHLTIYRWSVPMMMSITHRGTGLALSSGISAFAAAALLLPGSYPDYLDLIHSLSVGPYLIGLAKFGIAFPVSYHTYNGIRHLCWDLGKGFRLPQVNRSGYAVIGLSVITSVILALI
- the sdhc gene encoding succinate dehydrogenase cytochrome b560 subunit, mitochondrial isoform X1, with translation MALLLRSVARQGLCLSRPQFNVLYRHAAPMGSTAKEEMNKFWDKNSRLNRPMSPHLTIYRWSVPMMMSITHRGTGLALSSGISAFAAAALLLPGSYPDYLDLIHSLSVGPYLIGLAKFGIAFPVSYHTYNGIRHLCWDLGKGFRLPQVNRSGYAVIGLSVITSVILALI